Proteins encoded by one window of Vicia villosa cultivar HV-30 ecotype Madison, WI unplaced genomic scaffold, Vvil1.0 ctg.001151F_1_1_2_unsc, whole genome shotgun sequence:
- the LOC131633630 gene encoding uncharacterized protein LOC131633630: MQAFDRFSRAKGLKVNPAKCKIYYGGVDNDMKATIMQTTRINRWSSQLLSYALPFPKLMIHKIDVICRIFLWTDQKEKSKKSLIAWKTVCSLKKKGGLNLIDLQTWNNTVMAKLLWNLSGKVDNMHVKWFTPTI; encoded by the exons ATGCAAGCTTTTGATAGATTCTCAAGAGCAAAAGGCCTCAAGGTAAACCCTGCCAAATGTAAGATTTACTATGGAGGGGTTGATAATGACATGAAAGCTACAATCATGCAAACTACCAG AATTAATCGTTGGAGCTCTCAGTTGCTTAGTTAT GCTTTACCCTTTCCTAAACTTATGATACATAAAATTGATGTTATATGTAGAATATTTTTATGGACTGATCAGAAAGAGAAGAGCAAAAAGAGCCTGATTGCTTGGAAAACTGTTTGCAGTCTAAAGAAGAAAGGAGGTTTGAATCTAATTGATCTGCAAACCTGGAACAATACAGTTATGGCTAAGCTGCTTTGGAATTTGAGTGGTAAGGTTGACAATATGCATGTGAAGTGGTTCACGCCTACTATATAA